One genomic window of Candidatus Pseudobacter hemicellulosilyticus includes the following:
- a CDS encoding DUF5103 domain-containing protein yields the protein MRNLFLCVGLFLCLPTLAQIPDAVYAPNIRSVQLHQSGNQLSYPLITLNGTSQLELHFDDIEGGIRTYNYTFQLCNADWTPALLSSFDYIKGFSSQRINTYRASSIAFTRYTHYQATLPDQSCMPSRSGNYILRVYLNNDTAQTIFTRRMLVVQEKASIAAQIQQPFNTQIFRSHQKVQFKVNLNEGLNVVNPLQQVTVAILQNYRWDNAITGLRPTFFSRNVFEYNTENDAVFPAGKEWRWLDLRSFRFQSDRVQSAKYNRTSTEIIVKPDMDRSGQRFNFFRDANGMYTIETTESINPYWQTDYATVYFSYVPPNNTPFPDKDIFLFGQVTDYNLRDSAKMVFNSQKGAYEKTLFLKQGYYDYAYVTIDKLADKRIASFSVTEGNYWESENEYMILVYFRPLGGRADELIGVSRVNSFTGRQGIRGQSY from the coding sequence ATGAGAAATTTGTTTTTGTGCGTTGGACTATTCCTGTGCCTGCCCACGCTGGCCCAGATCCCGGATGCTGTGTATGCGCCCAATATCAGGTCAGTGCAGCTGCACCAGTCGGGCAACCAGCTCAGCTACCCGCTGATCACCCTGAACGGCACCAGCCAGCTGGAACTGCATTTTGATGATATAGAAGGCGGCATCAGGACCTATAATTATACTTTTCAGCTTTGTAATGCGGACTGGACGCCGGCCCTGCTCAGCTCCTTTGATTATATCAAAGGTTTTTCCAGCCAGCGGATCAATACCTACCGGGCCTCTTCCATTGCTTTCACCCGGTATACCCATTACCAGGCCACACTGCCGGACCAGAGCTGCATGCCTTCCCGCTCCGGCAACTATATCCTGCGGGTATACCTGAACAATGATACGGCCCAGACCATTTTCACCAGGCGGATGCTGGTAGTGCAGGAGAAAGCAAGCATTGCCGCCCAGATCCAGCAGCCTTTCAATACCCAGATCTTCCGGAGCCACCAGAAAGTGCAGTTCAAGGTCAACCTGAACGAAGGGCTTAACGTGGTGAACCCGCTGCAGCAGGTCACCGTGGCCATCCTGCAGAACTATCGCTGGGACAATGCCATCACCGGCCTTCGCCCTACTTTTTTCTCCCGCAATGTGTTTGAATACAACACGGAGAACGATGCAGTGTTCCCCGCCGGCAAGGAATGGCGCTGGCTGGACCTGCGCAGTTTCCGCTTCCAGAGCGACCGCGTCCAGAGCGCCAAATATAACCGTACCAGCACGGAGATCATTGTAAAGCCAGATATGGACCGCAGCGGTCAACGCTTCAATTTTTTCCGCGATGCCAACGGCATGTATACTATAGAAACTACGGAAAGCATCAATCCTTACTGGCAGACAGATTACGCCACGGTCTATTTCAGTTATGTACCGCCCAACAATACGCCATTCCCGGATAAAGACATCTTCCTCTTTGGGCAGGTCACTGATTACAACCTGCGCGACAGCGCCAAAATGGTCTTCAACTCCCAGAAAGGCGCCTATGAAAAGACACTCTTCCTCAAACAGGGTTATTATGATTACGCTTATGTCACTATTGACAAGCTGGCCGACAAACGCATCGCTTCTTTCAGTGTTACCGAAGGCAATTACTGGGAAAGTGAGAACGAGTATATGATCCTGGTCTATTTCCGGCCATTGGGCGGTCGTGCGGATGAACTGATCGGCGTATCAAGGGTCAACTCATTCACCGGGCGGCAGGGGATAAGAGGACAATCCTATTGA
- the fsa gene encoding fructose-6-phosphate aldolase → MKFFIDTANLAQIKEAHELGILDGVTTNPSLMAKEGIRGEAAVNKHYLDICELVDGGDVSAEVISTDLEGIIEEGKKLAAIHPNIVVKVPMIKDGVKALKWFTDNGIKTNCTLVFSAGQAILAAKAGATYVSPFIGRIDDSSWDGVQLIEQISHIYNLQGFKTEILAASIRNALHIVRCAEVGADVCTCPLDSILGLLKHPLTDIGLAKFLEDAKKMQ, encoded by the coding sequence ATGAAATTTTTTATCGATACAGCTAACCTTGCACAGATCAAGGAAGCGCACGAGCTCGGTATCCTGGACGGTGTAACCACCAACCCATCATTGATGGCCAAAGAAGGCATCCGCGGCGAAGCAGCAGTCAATAAGCACTACCTCGATATCTGCGAGCTGGTAGATGGCGGCGATGTAAGCGCCGAAGTGATCTCCACTGATCTGGAAGGTATCATTGAAGAAGGTAAGAAACTGGCTGCTATTCACCCCAACATTGTGGTGAAAGTGCCTATGATCAAAGACGGCGTGAAAGCGCTGAAATGGTTTACCGACAATGGTATCAAGACCAACTGTACCCTGGTGTTCTCTGCCGGTCAGGCTATCCTGGCTGCCAAAGCAGGCGCCACCTATGTTTCTCCCTTTATCGGTCGTATTGACGACAGCAGCTGGGATGGTGTACAGCTGATTGAACAGATTTCGCATATCTACAATCTCCAGGGCTTCAAAACTGAGATCCTGGCTGCCTCCATCCGCAACGCATTGCATATTGTTCGCTGTGCAGAAGTTGGCGCCGATGTATGCACCTGCCCGCTGGATTCTATCCTGGGCCTGCTGAAGCATCCGCTTACCGATATCGGTCTGGCCAAATTCCTTGAAGACGCCAAGAAAATGCAGTAA
- a CDS encoding DUF3800 domain-containing protein: MNLLYVDESGAVNDPKQQFFVLAGISFFERQCFWIGNELDKIAERYNPADPNSVELHGGPIFHGKGFWRRFRREERLPAITDALSVLTKSHKSNRIFACIVQKSQVSPKDAVTLAFEQLASRFDYFLSRLYKQGDKQRGLIIFDKSTYETTIQNLATDFRTIGHTWGVLKNLSEVPLFIDSRASRLIQLADLVAYSIFRRYEHQDDQFFSIIKDRFDEDGGIVHGLCERVTDNKLEKQLSNSKLEGLKFLETAKLLFQKQTQN, from the coding sequence ATGAATTTGCTATATGTTGATGAATCGGGAGCAGTGAATGATCCCAAACAGCAGTTTTTTGTCCTGGCAGGCATTTCCTTTTTCGAAAGACAATGCTTTTGGATAGGCAATGAGTTGGATAAAATTGCTGAAAGATACAATCCTGCCGATCCAAACAGTGTTGAATTGCATGGCGGACCTATTTTTCATGGTAAAGGTTTTTGGAGAAGGTTCAGGCGTGAAGAAAGGCTTCCGGCTATTACTGATGCCTTGTCGGTACTAACAAAATCCCATAAATCGAACAGGATATTTGCTTGTATAGTCCAAAAATCCCAGGTGTCCCCCAAGGATGCGGTAACCCTGGCATTTGAGCAACTGGCCAGCAGGTTTGATTATTTCCTCAGCAGATTATACAAGCAAGGCGACAAACAAAGAGGGTTGATCATATTCGATAAATCAACCTATGAAACAACTATTCAAAACCTTGCCACTGATTTCAGGACAATCGGCCATACCTGGGGCGTTTTGAAAAACCTGTCGGAAGTGCCGTTGTTCATTGATTCCAGAGCGTCAAGGCTTATTCAGCTGGCGGATCTGGTAGCTTATTCCATTTTTCGGCGATATGAACACCAGGACGACCAGTTTTTTTCTATTATCAAAGACCGCTTCGATGAAGACGGAGGAATAGTGCATGGTTTGTGTGAAAGAGTTACGGACAATAAACTGGAAAAGCAGTTAAGTAACTCAAAACTGGAAGGGTTGAAGTTCCTGGAAACAGCAAAGCTGCTTTTTCAAAAGCAGACACAAAATTGA